The Bacillota bacterium genome contains a region encoding:
- a CDS encoding EAL domain-containing protein — MLNQVLKTIIHKSGAYRGVVWLWNNGALECAAAAGFSARGMDYPAAGNALKRRLRFLLQSGRPLVRTEGDRGFRELCVPFTGNEKKVLLVPVGRLALVQLFFTCEDAPGGELAGILSGIAPKLSNAILSCLNYEKLLALERAERYHSEMRYQNLVDNLDVGIYISTVDGKFLEVNPAFLRIFGFSDRQELSGSLWPSFFVNPKERERFMHIIADKGYVKNLEVLLKRRDGANFWAQVTAVRKFFQRDRTHTVIGIVENINERKKIEAQLKYLATHDPLTNIPNRYVLEKALRRAAARAKRGKKGALLLIDVDNFKLINDTLGHAAGDELLIVLAKILKGNLRRGDLIARLGGDEFAVLLEGVAFEEVLVVAEKLRRAVDEGELSLYGESVNLSISIGIVMIDGTLDYQKILSRADTALYAAKEEGRNRAIILQPDEDVGERLSEVNRLIALIKNALKEGRFALFYQPVISLGEGKIVHYEALVRLQGDGGELIDPQVFIPVAERFGLMPQIDRWVVQASLTVLQKHPDLSLFVNISGVSLGDAALLEFIEEMLRRSGVEPSRIGFEITETAAVRDLMRADRWIRRLSSLGCRFALDDFGIGFSSFSYLRIIPVNYLKIDGSFIRDVDKEPTHRVLVQAINTVAHTLGKKTIAEFVESEDVLKTLRELGVDCGQGYFLGRPAPLPAGMILQETVHTKPEKRG, encoded by the coding sequence ATGCTCAACCAGGTGCTCAAGACCATCATCCATAAGAGCGGCGCCTACCGGGGCGTCGTCTGGTTGTGGAACAACGGAGCGCTGGAGTGTGCTGCCGCCGCGGGTTTCTCCGCGCGAGGGATGGATTATCCTGCGGCCGGCAATGCCCTCAAGCGCCGGTTGAGATTTCTTTTGCAATCAGGGCGGCCGCTGGTCAGGACGGAGGGGGATCGCGGCTTCAGGGAGCTCTGTGTGCCGTTTACAGGAAACGAGAAAAAAGTGCTGCTGGTTCCGGTCGGCAGGCTGGCGTTGGTTCAGCTGTTTTTCACCTGCGAGGACGCCCCCGGCGGAGAGCTGGCGGGAATTCTTTCCGGCATCGCCCCGAAGCTGAGCAACGCCATTCTGTCCTGCCTCAACTACGAAAAGCTGCTGGCTCTCGAAAGAGCCGAGCGATACCACTCGGAAATGAGATACCAGAACCTTGTAGACAACCTGGACGTGGGGATCTACATCAGCACCGTTGACGGGAAGTTCCTTGAGGTGAACCCCGCTTTCTTGAGAATATTCGGCTTCAGCGACCGGCAGGAGCTTTCCGGTTCTTTGTGGCCGTCCTTTTTTGTAAATCCAAAAGAAAGAGAGCGGTTCATGCATATTATCGCCGATAAAGGCTACGTCAAGAACCTGGAAGTCCTTTTGAAGCGCAGGGATGGCGCAAACTTCTGGGCTCAGGTAACGGCCGTCCGCAAATTTTTCCAGAGAGACAGGACTCACACCGTGATCGGGATTGTGGAAAACATCAATGAGCGCAAAAAAATTGAGGCGCAGCTCAAGTACCTGGCCACGCACGACCCTTTGACCAACATCCCCAACAGGTACGTCCTGGAGAAAGCCCTCAGGCGCGCGGCAGCCAGGGCAAAGCGAGGAAAGAAGGGCGCCCTGCTCCTTATCGACGTCGACAACTTCAAGCTGATCAATGACACCCTCGGGCACGCTGCAGGCGACGAACTCCTGATTGTTCTGGCGAAAATCTTAAAGGGCAACCTGCGCAGAGGCGACCTTATCGCCCGCCTGGGGGGAGATGAGTTTGCCGTACTGCTGGAGGGGGTGGCCTTTGAGGAGGTCCTGGTTGTGGCGGAAAAGCTGCGCCGGGCGGTAGACGAGGGCGAGCTGAGCCTTTATGGGGAGAGCGTCAATCTGAGCATCAGCATCGGGATCGTCATGATCGACGGGACGCTGGATTACCAGAAAATCCTTTCCCGCGCCGATACTGCTCTTTACGCGGCCAAGGAAGAGGGGCGAAACAGGGCGATCATCCTGCAGCCCGACGAGGATGTGGGGGAAAGGCTTTCTGAAGTCAACAGGCTGATTGCCCTCATCAAGAACGCTTTAAAAGAAGGGCGGTTTGCGCTGTTTTACCAGCCGGTGATCAGCCTGGGCGAGGGGAAAATCGTTCACTACGAAGCCCTTGTCCGCCTCCAGGGTGATGGGGGAGAACTGATCGATCCCCAAGTGTTCATCCCCGTTGCCGAGCGCTTCGGCCTGATGCCGCAGATCGACCGCTGGGTGGTGCAGGCATCCTTAACGGTTCTGCAGAAGCACCCCGACCTCAGTCTTTTTGTCAACATTTCCGGGGTGAGCCTGGGAGATGCCGCCCTGCTGGAGTTCATAGAAGAAATGCTCCGCAGGAGCGGCGTTGAGCCCTCCCGGATCGGTTTCGAGATCACCGAAACCGCTGCCGTGAGAGACCTGATGAGGGCCGACCGCTGGATCCGCAGGCTGAGCAGCCTGGGCTGCCGCTTTGCCCTCGACGACTTCGGGATCGGTTTTTCTTCCTTTTCTTACCTGCGCATCATCCCGGTCAACTACCTCAAGATAGATGGGTCTTTTATCCGCGACGTGGATAAAGAGCCTACCCACCGCGTCCTGGTCCAGGCCATCAACACCGTCGCCCATACCCTGGGAAAGAAGACCATCGCCGAGTTTGTGGAGAGCGAAGATGTCCTGAAAACACTGCGGGAGCTTGGAGTGGACTGCGGCCAGGGGTACTTCCTGGGCAGGCCTGCCCCTCTTCCCGCAGGAATGATTCTTCAGGAGACTGTTCATACAAAGCCGGAAAAAAGGGGATAA
- the malQ gene encoding 4-alpha-glucanotransferase: MAGKQLQLLCRLARLYGVETAYCDAAGRLQRAGPHSLLAALRALGAPVERMADVPQALRERREEQWRRCCEPVVVAWDGEPVSLELRLPAGRAGRRAGCCLRLESGEERRWSCDLASLPVLRAAAVEGRRWVARLLSLPPGLPWGYHRFALELPACSCETLVISAPRQVYTLLSAGAGRIWGAFLPLYALTSERSWGAGNFTDLENLCRWVQALGGGMVGTLPLLAAFLDEPFDPSPYAPVSRLFWNEFYLDVARVPELEESREARELLGSPEFQREIRELRDAPLVDYRRGMAARRRVLEHLARSFFSGGSAGRRRAELRRWAAEHPHAEDYARFRAAGEQRRTCWQDWPERMREGGLREGDYDPDAARYHLYVQWLAHEQLQAAAEQARRRGAGLYLDFPVGVHRAGYDVWRERAAFVLEASIGAPPDPFFAGGQDWGLPPLHPEGIREQGYRYFIASLRHHLRYAGALRLDHIMGLHRLFWVPGGLPAREGVYVRYRAGEFYAILALESLRQKALIVGEDLGTVPCQVRAAMARHGVYRMYVLPFELARSPAGEAPGEVLRPVPADALACLNTHDMPPFAAFWQERKEGERLALSAFLQRAGWLEAPRAGTGAALKACLAHLAASRAPILLVNLEDLWLETAPQNVPGAGDYPSWRRKARLSFEEFARLPGVAELLGEISALRAGRSGRG, translated from the coding sequence ATTGCAGGAAAGCAGCTTCAACTGCTTTGCCGGCTTGCCCGGCTCTACGGCGTAGAGACCGCCTACTGCGACGCTGCAGGCCGCCTGCAAAGGGCGGGCCCGCACTCCCTCCTTGCCGCGCTCCGCGCCCTGGGGGCGCCTGTGGAGCGGATGGCCGATGTTCCCCAGGCGCTCCGGGAGCGCAGGGAGGAGCAGTGGCGGCGCTGCTGCGAGCCGGTGGTTGTGGCCTGGGACGGAGAGCCGGTCAGCCTCGAGCTGAGGCTCCCTGCAGGCCGGGCGGGCAGGCGCGCCGGCTGCTGCCTGAGGCTCGAGAGCGGCGAGGAGCGGCGCTGGAGCTGCGACCTGGCCTCCCTGCCCGTGCTCCGGGCGGCAGCGGTGGAGGGCAGGAGGTGGGTGGCCAGGCTGCTTTCCCTGCCCCCGGGGCTGCCCTGGGGGTACCACAGGTTCGCCCTGGAGCTTCCCGCCTGCTCGTGTGAGACGCTGGTGATCAGCGCCCCGCGCCAGGTGTATACCCTCCTCTCTGCAGGGGCAGGGAGGATCTGGGGGGCCTTTCTCCCCCTCTACGCCCTCACTTCGGAGCGGAGCTGGGGCGCCGGCAACTTTACGGATCTGGAAAACCTTTGCCGCTGGGTCCAGGCGCTGGGGGGCGGCATGGTCGGCACGCTTCCCCTGCTGGCCGCCTTTCTGGATGAACCTTTCGACCCGAGCCCCTACGCCCCGGTCAGCCGCCTTTTCTGGAACGAGTTCTACCTGGACGTCGCCCGGGTTCCGGAGCTTGAGGAGAGCCGGGAGGCGCGGGAGCTGCTGGGGTCTCCGGAGTTCCAGAGAGAGATCCGGGAACTGCGGGACGCTCCCCTTGTCGATTACCGGCGCGGGATGGCGGCCAGGCGCAGAGTGCTGGAGCACCTGGCGCGCTCTTTCTTTTCCGGGGGTTCTGCCGGGCGCAGGAGGGCCGAACTCCGGCGCTGGGCGGCGGAGCACCCTCATGCGGAGGACTACGCCCGCTTCCGGGCCGCCGGGGAGCAGCGGCGCACCTGCTGGCAGGACTGGCCCGAACGGATGCGGGAGGGGGGCCTCCGGGAGGGGGATTACGACCCGGACGCCGCCCGCTACCACCTGTATGTGCAGTGGCTCGCCCACGAGCAGCTCCAGGCCGCCGCGGAGCAGGCCCGGCGGCGCGGGGCGGGCCTTTACCTGGACTTCCCTGTAGGGGTTCACCGCGCCGGGTACGATGTCTGGCGCGAGCGCGCCGCCTTCGTCCTGGAGGCCAGCATCGGCGCCCCGCCGGATCCCTTTTTCGCAGGGGGGCAGGACTGGGGGCTTCCCCCTCTCCACCCGGAGGGGATCCGGGAGCAGGGCTACCGCTACTTTATAGCCTCCCTGCGTCATCACCTCCGGTATGCCGGTGCCTTGCGCCTCGACCACATCATGGGGCTGCACCGCCTCTTCTGGGTGCCCGGCGGCCTCCCGGCACGCGAGGGTGTTTACGTGCGCTACCGTGCCGGGGAGTTTTACGCCATTCTGGCTCTGGAGTCCCTGCGGCAAAAAGCCCTGATCGTGGGAGAGGACCTGGGCACCGTGCCCTGCCAGGTCCGGGCGGCCATGGCCCGGCACGGGGTCTACCGGATGTATGTGCTTCCCTTTGAGCTTGCCCGGAGCCCCGCGGGGGAGGCCCCCGGGGAAGTCCTGCGCCCTGTTCCTGCGGATGCCCTGGCGTGCCTGAACACCCACGATATGCCTCCCTTTGCCGCCTTCTGGCAGGAGAGAAAGGAAGGCGAGCGGCTTGCCCTGTCTGCCTTCCTGCAGCGCGCGGGCTGGCTGGAAGCCCCCCGGGCCGGCACCGGGGCCGCACTCAAAGCCTGCCTCGCCCATCTGGCCGCGAGCCGCGCCCCGATCCTTCTGGTCAACCTGGAAGACCTGTGGCTGGAAACGGCTCCCCAGAACGTCCCCGGCGCCGGGGATTACCCCAGCTGGCGGCGCAAGGCGCGCCTCTCTTTCGAGGAGTTCGCCCGCCTGCCCGGGGTGGCGGAGCTGCTCGGGGAAATCAGCGCTCTGAGGGCGGGCAGGTCCGGCAGGGGCTGA
- a CDS encoding tetraprenyl-beta-curcumene synthase family protein, whose product MPGPFSRLEKPGIFSRARSLALVIRFAACVFPEVDRELARWRRLLEEAGDPELRRQGLASIAKKRFHAQGGSVYALYGAAARRLIPFFVAFQTISDYLDNLCDRAGCFDAAAFRQLHTAYTGALDPAGGPGDYYRLYPHRDDGGYLAALVAECREALRRLPSYGAVREEALRLARLYSDLQTFKHTCLERREGLLREWFAAHAASYPDLDWWEFAAASGSTLGIFALCAAAARPGLTAAEARAIAAGYFPWICGLHILLDYLIDQAEDRAGGDLNFVFYYPDAAACRERLAFFFRRALEEAARLPDPLFHLTVVRGLPAFYLSDPKVAAQELDEDARFLLELGGKEALWMHRACRFLRRLGRI is encoded by the coding sequence ATGCCGGGGCCTTTTTCGCGCTTGGAGAAGCCCGGGATCTTCTCCCGCGCCAGGAGCCTGGCGCTGGTGATCAGGTTTGCAGCCTGCGTTTTCCCGGAGGTGGACCGGGAGCTTGCGCGGTGGCGGAGGCTGCTGGAAGAGGCGGGCGACCCGGAGCTCCGACGCCAGGGCCTTGCCAGCATCGCGAAAAAGCGCTTCCACGCCCAGGGGGGAAGCGTCTACGCCCTTTACGGGGCCGCCGCCCGGAGGCTGATCCCCTTTTTCGTCGCCTTCCAGACCATCAGCGACTACCTGGACAACCTCTGCGACCGCGCCGGGTGCTTCGATGCCGCGGCCTTCCGGCAGCTCCACACTGCCTACACCGGCGCCCTCGACCCTGCGGGAGGGCCGGGGGACTACTACCGGCTTTACCCCCACCGGGACGACGGGGGGTACCTGGCGGCGCTGGTGGCGGAGTGCCGGGAGGCTTTGCGCCGCCTTCCTTCCTACGGTGCGGTGAGGGAGGAGGCCCTCCGCCTCGCCCGCCTCTACAGCGACCTCCAGACCTTCAAGCACACCTGCCTCGAGCGCCGGGAAGGGCTCCTCAGGGAGTGGTTCGCTGCTCATGCGGCTTCTTATCCTGATCTGGACTGGTGGGAGTTCGCGGCAGCCTCCGGGTCCACCCTGGGGATCTTCGCCCTCTGCGCCGCAGCAGCGCGTCCGGGCCTGACCGCTGCGGAAGCCCGCGCCATTGCCGCGGGCTACTTCCCCTGGATCTGCGGCCTCCACATCCTGCTCGACTATCTTATTGACCAGGCCGAGGACCGCGCCGGGGGGGACCTCAACTTCGTGTTCTACTACCCGGACGCCGCTGCCTGCAGGGAGCGCCTCGCCTTCTTCTTCCGGCGCGCCCTCGAGGAGGCCGCCCGCCTTCCGGATCCCCTCTTCCACCTCACCGTGGTCAGGGGGCTCCCCGCCTTTTACCTTTCCGATCCGAAGGTCGCGGCTCAGGAGCTGGACGAAGACGCCCGTTTTCTCCTGGAGCTGGGGGGAAAAGAGGCGCTCTGGATGCACCGCGCCTGCCGCTTCCTGCGGAGGCTCGGCAGGATCTGA
- a CDS encoding polyprenyl synthetase family protein yields the protein MVPLSTSSRAPLAGPILQEVEARLLQIAASQRGLLGECTGRLIRAGGKRLRPLLVILSGRCSSACSEGEGSGCESSGGGACEPLLSVAVAAELIHTASLIHDDILDGASTRRGRPTINSLWGNHAAVLAGDFLFATAFGLLAREAGPEALTLMADAVRAMCEGEIEQATTLFDPAVTENDYISRIEKKTASLLGACCGAGALVGGAPAETAGCLIEFGRNLGIAFQIIDDLLDLVREEKALGKPAGTDLAQGILTLPVIYLLQDGSRGEQVREVLAKRSCGPATLARIRRALRETHALAYTYQRAAEFAEKAKSCLARLPAQPARAALLGLAEEILNRGS from the coding sequence ATGGTGCCTCTTTCCACTTCCTCCCGGGCGCCGCTGGCGGGCCCCATCCTGCAGGAGGTCGAGGCAAGGCTGCTCCAGATCGCGGCCTCTCAAAGGGGCCTGCTCGGGGAGTGCACCGGCCGCCTGATCCGGGCGGGCGGGAAGCGCCTCCGCCCCCTGCTGGTGATCCTCTCCGGCCGGTGCAGCAGCGCCTGCAGCGAAGGGGAAGGCAGCGGGTGCGAGAGCAGCGGAGGCGGCGCCTGCGAGCCCCTCCTCAGTGTTGCGGTCGCCGCGGAGCTCATTCACACCGCCTCTCTCATCCACGACGACATCCTCGACGGCGCCAGCACAAGGCGCGGCCGGCCTACCATCAACTCGCTCTGGGGGAACCATGCCGCCGTCCTCGCGGGGGACTTCCTCTTCGCCACGGCCTTCGGCCTCCTCGCCCGGGAGGCGGGGCCGGAGGCGCTCACCCTGATGGCAGACGCCGTGCGTGCCATGTGCGAGGGGGAAATCGAGCAGGCAACCACCCTTTTCGACCCCGCAGTTACAGAAAACGACTACATTTCCCGGATCGAAAAGAAAACAGCCTCCCTGCTGGGAGCCTGCTGCGGCGCCGGGGCCCTGGTAGGGGGCGCCCCGGCGGAAACCGCAGGCTGTCTGATCGAATTCGGCCGCAACCTGGGAATCGCCTTCCAGATCATCGACGACCTGCTGGACCTCGTCCGGGAAGAAAAAGCCCTGGGCAAGCCGGCAGGCACCGACCTCGCCCAGGGGATCCTCACCCTTCCCGTGATCTACCTCCTGCAGGACGGGAGCCGCGGGGAGCAGGTGCGGGAGGTCCTCGCAAAGCGAAGCTGCGGCCCCGCCACGCTTGCCCGGATCCGGCGGGCCCTCCGGGAGACGCACGCCCTCGCCTACACCTACCAGAGAGCCGCCGAGTTCGCAGAAAAGGCAAAGTCCTGCCTGGCGCGCCTCCCGGCGCAGCCCGCCCGCGCCGCCCTGCTTGGCCTGGCAGAAGAGATCCTGAACAGAGGGTCGTGA
- a CDS encoding HD domain-containing protein, whose protein sequence is MKTQWVKSLRPGAEVATYFAIFDMSLAKTKSGAKFLKLLLGDRTGVIEARVWDPNLAEELYRMVAPGDIAIVRGTVTEFNGLQISIDTCLKTDKSHLDLNDFRPVTDKNISQMLNRFSQALRQVAQPALRALLDRVFTPDFLGTFARATAARTIHHAYGGGLLEHTLEVMEYCGKILEVQGEVLNADLLLAGAALHDIGKLWEYDQSDLTFQRTGAGRLLGGHVILGRDFVREQIARCEAFPAELALHLEHLILSHHGQREWGAVEEPRTVEAVALHHADLISARLNQVTQLVKSHRGAAPWTSFDRHLGRSLYVPEKIMG, encoded by the coding sequence GTGAAGACCCAGTGGGTGAAGAGCTTGCGGCCGGGAGCGGAGGTCGCCACCTATTTCGCGATCTTCGACATGAGCCTGGCGAAAACGAAAAGCGGGGCGAAGTTTCTCAAGCTCCTGCTGGGGGACCGCACCGGGGTGATCGAGGCCCGCGTCTGGGACCCCAATCTTGCCGAGGAGCTTTACCGAATGGTCGCGCCCGGAGACATCGCCATCGTCCGGGGCACCGTCACCGAGTTCAACGGGCTCCAGATCAGCATCGACACCTGCCTGAAGACCGACAAGTCCCACCTCGACCTCAACGACTTCCGCCCCGTCACGGACAAGAACATCTCTCAGATGCTGAACAGGTTCTCGCAGGCCCTCCGGCAGGTGGCGCAGCCCGCCCTGAGGGCGCTCCTCGACCGGGTCTTCACCCCCGACTTCCTCGGTACCTTCGCCCGCGCCACCGCCGCCCGCACGATCCACCACGCCTACGGCGGGGGGCTCCTGGAGCACACCCTGGAGGTGATGGAGTACTGCGGGAAGATCCTGGAGGTGCAGGGGGAGGTGCTCAACGCCGACCTGCTCCTGGCCGGAGCGGCGCTCCACGACATCGGAAAGCTCTGGGAGTACGACCAGTCGGACCTCACCTTCCAGCGCACCGGGGCGGGGCGCCTGCTGGGCGGCCACGTAATCCTGGGGCGGGACTTCGTGCGGGAGCAGATTGCCCGCTGCGAGGCCTTCCCTGCCGAGCTTGCCCTCCACCTCGAGCACCTGATTCTGTCCCACCACGGGCAGCGGGAGTGGGGGGCGGTTGAAGAGCCCCGCACCGTCGAGGCCGTTGCCCTCCACCACGCCGACCTGATCTCGGCCCGGCTCAACCAGGTCACCCAGCTCGTGAAATCCCACCGGGGCGCGGCGCCCTGGACCAGCTTCGACCGCCACCTGGGGAGAAGCCTCTACGTTCCGGAAAAGATTATGGGGTAG
- a CDS encoding Uma2 family endonuclease, with protein MGANIPPAGEIFVTYEQYAQMPDDGRRYEILEGVLEMTPSPTTRHQRVSGNLYFILRSYVAEHDLGEVFDAPLDVVLSSTCVLQPDLVFVSKEREQVITEKNIAGAPDLVVEIVSPATASLDRVTKAQLYARHGVPYYWVVDPDQKTLEEFRLERGIYFLVRAWEGDAKFAPKLFPGLEIGLSDIFTA; from the coding sequence TTGGGCGCAAACATTCCCCCCGCAGGCGAGATCTTCGTCACCTACGAGCAGTACGCCCAGATGCCCGATGACGGCCGGCGTTACGAGATCCTGGAGGGAGTGCTGGAGATGACGCCTTCACCCACCACGAGGCACCAGAGAGTCTCGGGAAACCTGTATTTTATTTTGCGAAGCTATGTTGCGGAGCACGATCTGGGGGAGGTGTTCGACGCCCCGCTCGATGTGGTCCTGAGCAGCACGTGCGTCCTCCAGCCCGACCTGGTTTTTGTTTCAAAGGAGAGGGAGCAGGTGATCACCGAAAAAAACATCGCCGGCGCCCCCGACCTGGTTGTCGAAATTGTCTCCCCCGCCACGGCCAGCCTGGACCGGGTAACGAAGGCCCAGCTTTACGCCCGCCACGGCGTCCCCTATTACTGGGTGGTCGACCCGGACCAGAAAACTCTTGAGGAGTTTCGCCTCGAACGCGGGATCTACTTTCTCGTGCGCGCCTGGGAAGGGGACGCGAAATTCGCCCCGAAACTCTTCCCCGGCCTGGAGATCGGACTTTCGGATATCTTCACCGCCTAA
- a CDS encoding S-layer homology domain-containing protein — MKKAGACIAFLLVAVFSVWAAVPGAAGAASPAFTDIGQHWARADIEKLAALGYIKGYPDRTFRPERQVSRAEFITLLISCLGASPADRTKTWFADVRTTHWALAQINEAVKRGILIPGEYPGGLAPDGPIMRSETAAMVVRALGKAPDSTPLPFKDQDKLARSMYRGYIKTACNEGLLTGYSDGEFKPFAHLTRAQACAILVRFLEKQGEKQGASPAPLPGAAGGITSVVVGGKSFDIRTTPVVFKSGLSEVGVSRIETAGASIIVNGTYRFVLNSAAGNPDVVIGNARYTVEKLSISGSSLVVATGARKVYKVAVGGYRYGADYVKLYIGDRYGINYLSDAELTGERTVEIDGKEYDLAEDKITIAVADRFYRVKGFVFKERDTEISLEETDPVVVEKPDLSDITAVFVGPRPLDLGGVKRLEFLVDGEIYSLSEVALDASGSFVVEEKAHPAAGATLFADGAWYEITKAAVYKGKLIFYCTESEVEAWAVVDGRCRPAGSIRILKDGASYPLESVLVVKRNVVRIGGRQYEVDSSIKCRVDGKIYDIEEIDFDAAREMVVLETEEATGSGQPAEYVFYLGGAVLQDGVEDEDRIYAGGRWREFDEVVILDPARFACGGAAYDLIGARVKIGGAEYTVTDTAWRGRTQTLEVYLKRAQ, encoded by the coding sequence GCCGCTTCACCGGCTTTCACCGATATCGGGCAGCACTGGGCGCGCGCGGACATCGAAAAGCTCGCCGCCCTGGGCTACATCAAAGGCTACCCCGACCGGACCTTCCGGCCGGAGCGGCAGGTCTCGCGGGCGGAGTTCATAACCCTCCTCATCTCGTGCCTGGGGGCAAGCCCTGCGGACCGGACGAAGACCTGGTTCGCCGACGTCAGGACGACGCACTGGGCGCTCGCCCAGATCAATGAGGCCGTGAAGCGCGGCATCCTCATTCCCGGCGAGTACCCGGGGGGCCTTGCGCCGGACGGCCCCATCATGCGGAGCGAGACGGCTGCGATGGTCGTCAGGGCGCTCGGGAAGGCCCCTGACAGCACGCCCCTCCCCTTCAAGGACCAGGACAAGCTGGCTCGGAGCATGTACCGGGGCTACATCAAGACCGCCTGCAACGAGGGCCTCCTCACCGGCTACAGCGACGGAGAGTTCAAGCCCTTCGCCCACCTCACCCGCGCCCAGGCCTGCGCCATCCTCGTGCGCTTCCTGGAGAAGCAGGGCGAGAAGCAGGGCGCGTCACCCGCTCCCCTGCCGGGGGCCGCGGGCGGCATCACCTCCGTGGTTGTGGGCGGAAAGAGCTTCGACATCAGGACGACCCCGGTCGTCTTCAAAAGCGGCCTGAGCGAGGTCGGGGTGAGCAGGATCGAGACGGCCGGCGCCTCGATCATCGTCAACGGCACCTACCGCTTCGTCCTGAACAGCGCCGCAGGCAACCCGGACGTGGTAATCGGCAACGCCCGCTATACCGTTGAGAAGCTCAGCATAAGCGGCAGCAGCCTGGTCGTCGCCACGGGCGCCAGGAAAGTCTACAAGGTCGCCGTAGGCGGGTACAGGTACGGCGCCGACTACGTGAAGCTCTACATCGGGGACCGCTACGGCATCAACTACCTCTCCGACGCCGAGCTGACCGGGGAGCGCACCGTAGAGATCGACGGGAAAGAATACGACCTGGCAGAAGACAAAATCACGATTGCCGTTGCAGACCGCTTCTACAGGGTAAAGGGGTTCGTCTTCAAAGAGCGCGACACGGAAATCTCGCTGGAGGAGACGGACCCGGTGGTCGTCGAGAAGCCGGACCTTTCGGACATCACCGCAGTCTTCGTGGGGCCGCGCCCCCTCGACCTCGGCGGGGTGAAAAGGCTCGAGTTCCTCGTCGACGGGGAAATCTACAGCCTCTCTGAGGTGGCGCTGGACGCCTCCGGCAGCTTCGTCGTGGAGGAAAAGGCACATCCGGCCGCCGGGGCGACGCTCTTCGCGGACGGCGCCTGGTACGAGATCACAAAGGCCGCCGTCTACAAAGGGAAGCTCATCTTCTACTGCACCGAGAGCGAGGTCGAGGCCTGGGCCGTGGTCGACGGCAGGTGCCGCCCTGCCGGGAGCATCAGGATCCTCAAAGACGGTGCCTCCTATCCGCTGGAGAGCGTCCTCGTGGTGAAGCGCAACGTGGTCCGGATCGGGGGGCGCCAGTACGAGGTTGACTCGAGCATCAAGTGCCGGGTCGACGGGAAGATCTACGACATCGAGGAGATCGACTTCGACGCAGCGCGCGAGATGGTGGTCCTGGAGACGGAGGAGGCTACCGGCTCCGGCCAGCCCGCGGAGTACGTCTTCTACCTCGGCGGTGCGGTCCTGCAGGACGGGGTGGAGGATGAGGACAGGATCTACGCCGGCGGGCGCTGGAGGGAGTTCGACGAGGTCGTCATCCTCGACCCCGCCCGCTTCGCCTGCGGCGGGGCGGCCTACGACCTGATCGGGGCGCGGGTGAAGATCGGGGGCGCGGAGTACACCGTCACCGACACCGCCTGGCGGGGGCGGACGCAAACGCTCGAGGTCTACCTGAAAAGGGCGCAGTGA